A genomic region of Bactrocera dorsalis isolate Fly_Bdor chromosome 3, ASM2337382v1, whole genome shotgun sequence contains the following coding sequences:
- the LOC105226883 gene encoding TAR DNA-binding protein 43 isoform X2, protein MDFVQVAEEEGEEPIELPAEEDGTLLLSTLQAQFPGSCGLKYRNEDTKAVRGVRSNEGRLYPPSSEDGWGSSVFFCVFPKENKRKSDDNLENSTAKTKRIETRLRCTDLIVLGLPWKTTEDSLREYFESYGEVLMAQVKKDMKSGQSKGFGFVRFGSYEAQMRVLSSRHLIDGRWCEVKVPNSKGMMHQVPCKVFVGRCTEDLTADDLRDYFSKFGEVTDVFIPKPFRAFSFVTFLDPEVAQSLCGEDHIIKGVSVHVSNAAPKSEQNRNSGHNQQNYSYNSQSSIGSGLHMLHHQGLNASGSAGGGGGGGGGSSNNSSGRNGHQRSSNSNNMLSDGPMSGSSNNGSYGMNGNGYGGNNNGFNSGGSLGGSSSGLMGNSGNRSDGSITPYNRGNGGNYMNSRSMGPQHSSSGNMGWNNQTNRGHLDMPNLQALGINPQGPNPPNQGQNMNNPLGVGLNLNSLPMNPAIVAAALNQWSLLGNQLQNQSQDQQVSNQGGNFLSWMAQASNSGNGGGLNASGKGNNSNNPSSNGSAGMGSGSCNDTQQNGSTNSSSQGWSRQNSGGVSQGSADVKPKFI, encoded by the exons ATGGATTTTGTACAAGTAGCCGAAGAAGAGGGTGAGGAACCCATAGAGCTTCCAGCAGAGGAGGATGGAACTTTACTTCTATCCACCTTGCAAGCTCAATTTCCTGGTTCATGTGGTCTAAAGTATCGCAATGAAGATACGAAGGCAGTGCGCGGTGTGCGTTCGAATGAGGGTCGCTTATATCCGCCATCTTCTGAAGACGGTTGGGGTTCAAGCGTATTTTTCTGTGTTTTCCCCAAag aAAACAAACGCAAAAGTGATGACAATTTGGAAAACTCCACCGCCAAAACTAAACGTATTGAAACTCGTTTACGTTGCACCGATTTAATTGTTTTAGGTTTACCTTGGAAAACCACGGAGGATAGTTTGCGCGAGTATTTTGAAAGTTATGGTGAAGTGTTAATGGCACAAGTAAAAAAGGATATGAAATCTGGTCAATCGAAAGGTTTTGGGTTTGTACGCTTTGGTTCGTACGAAGCTCAAATGCGTGTGCTCTCGTCTAGACATTTAATTGATGGACGTTGGTGTGAAGTAAAAGTACCAAATTCTAAA GGTATGATGCATCAAGTGCCATGTAAAGTATTTGTTGGTAGATGTACTGAAGACCTAACCGCCGATGATTTGCGAGATTACTTTTCAAAATTCGGAGAAGTAACCGATGTTTTCATACCAAAACCTTTTCGTGCATTCAGTTTCGTAACATTTTTGGATCCTGAAGTTGCGCAATCTTTGTGTGGCGAGGACCACATTATTAAAG gtGTATCGGTACATGTTTCAAATGCAGCCCCAAAGTCGGAACAAAATCGAAACTCTGGTCATAACCAACAAAATTACTCGTACAATTCTCAAAGTAGCATCGGCAGCGGCCTACACATGTTACATCATCAAGGCCTTAATGCAAGTGGCAGCGCTGGTGGaggcggtggcggcggcggtggtaGTAGCAATAACAGTTCTGGACGCAACGGCCATCAACGTTCGAGCAATTCGAATAATATGCTGAGTGATGGACCCATGTCGGGCAGTTCTAATAACGGTTCATATGGCATGAATGGTAATGGCTATGGTGGCAACAACAATGGATTTAATAGTGGCGGCAGTTTGGGCGGCAGCAGTAGCGGATTGATGGGAAATTCTGGCAACCGGTCAGATGGATCAATCACTCCATATAATCGTGGCAATGGAGGTAATTATATGAATAGTCGTTCAATGGGTCCTCAGCATAGTAGCAGTGGAAATATGGGTTGGAATAATCAAACCAATCGTGGTCATCTCGATATGCCCAATTTGCAAGCGTTAGGCATAAATCCACAAGGGCCAAATCCACCAAATCAAGGTCAAAATATGAATAACCCATTGGGTGTCGGCCTCAATTTGAACTCATTACCAATGAATCCTGCTATCGTGGCTGCTGCCTTGAATCAATGGAGTCTACTCGGCAATCAATTGCAGAATCAGTCGCAAGATCAACAG gtATCAAATCAGGGTGGAAATTTTTTGTCTTGGATGGCCCAAGCTAGTAACTCGGGAAATGGTGGAGGTTTAAATGCCAGTGGCAAAGGCAACAACTCAAATAATCCTAGTTCTAATGGAAGTGCAGGCATGGGCTCAGGATCCTGTAATGATACACAACAG aATGGCAGTACTAACTCGAGCAGCCAAGGATGGTCACGTCAAAACTCTGGTGGTGTATCGCAAGGCTCGGCTGATGTTAAACcgaaattcatttaa
- the LOC105226883 gene encoding TAR DNA-binding protein 43 isoform X3, producing MDFVQVAEEEGEEPIELPAEEDGTLLLSTLQAQFPGSCGLKYRNEDTKAVRGVRSNEGRLYPPSSEDGWGSSVFFCVFPKENKRKSDDNLENSTAKTKRIETRLRCTDLIVLGLPWKTTEDSLREYFESYGEVLMAQVKKDMKSGQSKGFGFVRFGSYEAQMRVLSSRHLIDGRWCEVKVPNSKGMMHQVPCKVFVGRCTEDLTADDLRDYFSKFGEVTDVFIPKPFRAFSFVTFLDPEVAQSLCGEDHIIKGVSVHVSNAAPKSEQNRNSGHNQQNYSYNSQSSIGSGLHMLHHQGLNASGSAGGGGGGGGGSSNNSSGRNGHQRSSNSNNMLSDGPMSGSSNNGSYGMNGNGYGGNNNGFNSGGSLGGSSSGLMGNSGNRSDGSITPYNRGNGGNYMNSRSMGPQHSSSGNMGWNNQTNRGHLDMPNLQALGINPQGPNPPNQGQNMNNPLGVGLNLNSLPMNPAIVAAALNQWSLLGNQLQNQSQDQQNGSTNSSSQGWSRQNSGGVSQGSADVKPKFI from the exons ATGGATTTTGTACAAGTAGCCGAAGAAGAGGGTGAGGAACCCATAGAGCTTCCAGCAGAGGAGGATGGAACTTTACTTCTATCCACCTTGCAAGCTCAATTTCCTGGTTCATGTGGTCTAAAGTATCGCAATGAAGATACGAAGGCAGTGCGCGGTGTGCGTTCGAATGAGGGTCGCTTATATCCGCCATCTTCTGAAGACGGTTGGGGTTCAAGCGTATTTTTCTGTGTTTTCCCCAAag aAAACAAACGCAAAAGTGATGACAATTTGGAAAACTCCACCGCCAAAACTAAACGTATTGAAACTCGTTTACGTTGCACCGATTTAATTGTTTTAGGTTTACCTTGGAAAACCACGGAGGATAGTTTGCGCGAGTATTTTGAAAGTTATGGTGAAGTGTTAATGGCACAAGTAAAAAAGGATATGAAATCTGGTCAATCGAAAGGTTTTGGGTTTGTACGCTTTGGTTCGTACGAAGCTCAAATGCGTGTGCTCTCGTCTAGACATTTAATTGATGGACGTTGGTGTGAAGTAAAAGTACCAAATTCTAAA GGTATGATGCATCAAGTGCCATGTAAAGTATTTGTTGGTAGATGTACTGAAGACCTAACCGCCGATGATTTGCGAGATTACTTTTCAAAATTCGGAGAAGTAACCGATGTTTTCATACCAAAACCTTTTCGTGCATTCAGTTTCGTAACATTTTTGGATCCTGAAGTTGCGCAATCTTTGTGTGGCGAGGACCACATTATTAAAG gtGTATCGGTACATGTTTCAAATGCAGCCCCAAAGTCGGAACAAAATCGAAACTCTGGTCATAACCAACAAAATTACTCGTACAATTCTCAAAGTAGCATCGGCAGCGGCCTACACATGTTACATCATCAAGGCCTTAATGCAAGTGGCAGCGCTGGTGGaggcggtggcggcggcggtggtaGTAGCAATAACAGTTCTGGACGCAACGGCCATCAACGTTCGAGCAATTCGAATAATATGCTGAGTGATGGACCCATGTCGGGCAGTTCTAATAACGGTTCATATGGCATGAATGGTAATGGCTATGGTGGCAACAACAATGGATTTAATAGTGGCGGCAGTTTGGGCGGCAGCAGTAGCGGATTGATGGGAAATTCTGGCAACCGGTCAGATGGATCAATCACTCCATATAATCGTGGCAATGGAGGTAATTATATGAATAGTCGTTCAATGGGTCCTCAGCATAGTAGCAGTGGAAATATGGGTTGGAATAATCAAACCAATCGTGGTCATCTCGATATGCCCAATTTGCAAGCGTTAGGCATAAATCCACAAGGGCCAAATCCACCAAATCAAGGTCAAAATATGAATAACCCATTGGGTGTCGGCCTCAATTTGAACTCATTACCAATGAATCCTGCTATCGTGGCTGCTGCCTTGAATCAATGGAGTCTACTCGGCAATCAATTGCAGAATCAGTCGCAAGATCAACAG aATGGCAGTACTAACTCGAGCAGCCAAGGATGGTCACGTCAAAACTCTGGTGGTGTATCGCAAGGCTCGGCTGATGTTAAACcgaaattcatttaa
- the LOC105226883 gene encoding TAR DNA-binding protein 43 isoform X1, whose translation MDFVQVAEEEGEEPIELPAEEDGTLLLSTLQAQFPGSCGLKYRNEDTKAVRGVRSNEGRLYPPSSEDGWGSSVFFCVFPKENKRKSDDNLENSTAKTKRIETRLRCTDLIVLGLPWKTTEDSLREYFESYGEVLMAQVKKDMKSGQSKGFGFVRFGSYEAQMRVLSSRHLIDGRWCEVKVPNSKGMMHQVPCKVFVGRCTEDLTADDLRDYFSKFGEVTDVFIPKPFRAFSFVTFLDPEVAQSLCGEDHIIKGVSVHVSNAAPKSEQNRNSGHNQQNYSYNSQSSIGSGLHMLHHQGLNASGSAGGGGGGGGGSSNNSSGRNGHQRSSNSNNMLSDGPMSGSSNNGSYGMNGNGYGGNNNGFNSGGSLGGSSSGLMGNSGNRSDGSITPYNRGNGGNYMNSRSMGPQHSSSGNMGWNNQTNRGHLDMPNLQALGINPQGPNPPNQGQNMNNPLGVGLNLNSLPMNPAIVAAALNQWSLLGNQLQNQSQDQQGGNFLSWMAQASNSGNGGGLNASGKGNNSNNPSSNGSAGMGSGSCNDTQQNGSTNSSSQGWSRQNSGGVSQGSADVKPKFI comes from the exons ATGGATTTTGTACAAGTAGCCGAAGAAGAGGGTGAGGAACCCATAGAGCTTCCAGCAGAGGAGGATGGAACTTTACTTCTATCCACCTTGCAAGCTCAATTTCCTGGTTCATGTGGTCTAAAGTATCGCAATGAAGATACGAAGGCAGTGCGCGGTGTGCGTTCGAATGAGGGTCGCTTATATCCGCCATCTTCTGAAGACGGTTGGGGTTCAAGCGTATTTTTCTGTGTTTTCCCCAAag aAAACAAACGCAAAAGTGATGACAATTTGGAAAACTCCACCGCCAAAACTAAACGTATTGAAACTCGTTTACGTTGCACCGATTTAATTGTTTTAGGTTTACCTTGGAAAACCACGGAGGATAGTTTGCGCGAGTATTTTGAAAGTTATGGTGAAGTGTTAATGGCACAAGTAAAAAAGGATATGAAATCTGGTCAATCGAAAGGTTTTGGGTTTGTACGCTTTGGTTCGTACGAAGCTCAAATGCGTGTGCTCTCGTCTAGACATTTAATTGATGGACGTTGGTGTGAAGTAAAAGTACCAAATTCTAAA GGTATGATGCATCAAGTGCCATGTAAAGTATTTGTTGGTAGATGTACTGAAGACCTAACCGCCGATGATTTGCGAGATTACTTTTCAAAATTCGGAGAAGTAACCGATGTTTTCATACCAAAACCTTTTCGTGCATTCAGTTTCGTAACATTTTTGGATCCTGAAGTTGCGCAATCTTTGTGTGGCGAGGACCACATTATTAAAG gtGTATCGGTACATGTTTCAAATGCAGCCCCAAAGTCGGAACAAAATCGAAACTCTGGTCATAACCAACAAAATTACTCGTACAATTCTCAAAGTAGCATCGGCAGCGGCCTACACATGTTACATCATCAAGGCCTTAATGCAAGTGGCAGCGCTGGTGGaggcggtggcggcggcggtggtaGTAGCAATAACAGTTCTGGACGCAACGGCCATCAACGTTCGAGCAATTCGAATAATATGCTGAGTGATGGACCCATGTCGGGCAGTTCTAATAACGGTTCATATGGCATGAATGGTAATGGCTATGGTGGCAACAACAATGGATTTAATAGTGGCGGCAGTTTGGGCGGCAGCAGTAGCGGATTGATGGGAAATTCTGGCAACCGGTCAGATGGATCAATCACTCCATATAATCGTGGCAATGGAGGTAATTATATGAATAGTCGTTCAATGGGTCCTCAGCATAGTAGCAGTGGAAATATGGGTTGGAATAATCAAACCAATCGTGGTCATCTCGATATGCCCAATTTGCAAGCGTTAGGCATAAATCCACAAGGGCCAAATCCACCAAATCAAGGTCAAAATATGAATAACCCATTGGGTGTCGGCCTCAATTTGAACTCATTACCAATGAATCCTGCTATCGTGGCTGCTGCCTTGAATCAATGGAGTCTACTCGGCAATCAATTGCAGAATCAGTCGCAAGATCAACAG GGTGGAAATTTTTTGTCTTGGATGGCCCAAGCTAGTAACTCGGGAAATGGTGGAGGTTTAAATGCCAGTGGCAAAGGCAACAACTCAAATAATCCTAGTTCTAATGGAAGTGCAGGCATGGGCTCAGGATCCTGTAATGATACACAACAG aATGGCAGTACTAACTCGAGCAGCCAAGGATGGTCACGTCAAAACTCTGGTGGTGTATCGCAAGGCTCGGCTGATGTTAAACcgaaattcatttaa